ATTTTGGGAGGAATCTCACTTGCCTTGCTGAATGTTGAAATGCTGCCGAAAATTTCCATTCCCAAAATTGTTGTGGAAACCAAATACGGAAATGCTGCTCCGGAAGAAGTGGAAGAACTTGTAACTCGCCCCCTCGAAGAGAGTTTAAGCAGTTTGGAAGGTATAAAAAATATCTCATCCGTTTCTTCAACCGGTAAATCAATAATCATTGTAGAATTTTATTGGCAAACCGATATAGATTTTGCTATCTTAAAAGCACGCGAGAAGCTGGATAGAGTAAAATGGAATTTACCGGAAAATACCGGCAGACCGAATATCCTCAATTTTGACCCGTCGGAAAGTCCGATAATTAGTTTTGCTATCACCGGAACAAATGATCTTTATACTCTTTCGGAAATCGGAAAAAATATTCTCAAAAAACGATTCGAACAGCTCACCGGAGTGGCAAAAGCCGAACTTTCCGGAATTGTGGAAAAAGAAATCGTGATTCGCATCTCTCCTCACAAATTATATATGTATCATATTACGCCCGAAATGATCGCAAATAAAATACGACAGCTCAATATCAATTATTCCGGTGGCGAAATAATTGACGGGTGGTATAAATATTCGGTTCTCTTTCCGAAAAATCTGAAAAACAAGCAGGACATCGAAAATGTCGTTATTCAAAATGATAACGGGGATAAATTTTATTTAAAAGATATCAGCGAAATTTATGAGCAATCGGAAGTAAGAGAAACTATTGCAAGGGTTAATGGTAAAGACGGCATTGTCTTGAATATTATCAAAAATTCCGACGCAAATACAGTTGAAGTTTGTAAAAAAGTGAAAAAATGTGCTAATCAATGGAATACAATCCAATCCGAAATGAAAGGTGAGCAGATAAGATTAAAATTCCTGCACGACGACTCAAGGCAAATTATCAGATCAATTAACTCTGTGGTGCAGTCGATTTTCATCGGTGGAATATTAGCTTTCTTCGTGCTTGTCCTTTTTCTCAAAGGTATAAAACCGCCGCTCACTATTGCATTCGCTATGCCTTTTTCAATCATAGCGACTTTTATTCTGCTCTATTTTTTCGGCATTTCTCTAAATATTCTTTCTATGGGCGGTTTGGCAATCGGAATCGGTTTGCTGGTTGACAACTCAATCATTGTGCTTGAAAATATTACACGGTTGAGAGAAAATGGCGTGGAACTAAAAGACGCTTGTATTCAAGGCACAAAAGAGGTTATGCTCTCGATTAGTGCCGGAACTTTTACCACGATTGCTGTTTTCTTTCCGATCATTTATCTTCAGGGAGTTAGCAGCATTTTTTTCAAAGAGCAGGCACTCACAATCACTTTTGCTCTTCTCTCTTCCCTTGTTATTTCCATAATTATGGTGCCGACTTTGTTAAATAAAAAAGTAAATCAGCAAAATTTTCACACTCCTTCACGAAATAAAATTTCATTTACAAATAAACGACCAAGACTGAAATTATTACTTCCATTCTTTTTTGTTTGGCGGGTGCTTTTGTTTGCGAAAGAATTTATAAAATTTATCATAAAAACCATATTCGGCAGTTTGGGCTATTTGATTAATTATTCCTTAACTCGTACAAAACAAACTGTAGATAATTTCATAAAACCTATTGGGGAATGGAATGAAAAAAAATTGGCTAAGGTTAAATACAAATATGAAAATATTCTGAATAATGCTCTGTTGAAAAAAGAAAAAACCATTATAATTATTCTAATCATTTTTCTAACCTCAATTATGGCGGCAACTTTTATCCCACGCAGGTTTATTCCAAAATTAACGCCGGATAAATTAAGCGTGGAATTGGAGCAATCTTCAGGAACTCCCTTGGGGATAACCCGGGAAAAAATGATTAAGATCGAGAAATTTCTCCAAAAAGAAAAATATATAAAAAATATCGAAACTTATGTGGGAAAAGAATACAGCAAGTCTGGCTTCATCTCATATAAAAAAAATGCTGAGCATAAGGGTTATTTCATCTTATCTATAATGCCGAACTCAATAAAAAATATTGAGAATAAAAAATTATATCTGAAAAATAAATTGGAATCTCTCGTAACCGCAGATATATCAGTTTTATCTGCCGGTAATGTTTATCAAAATATTTTTGATTTTGGTGATTATCCGATTGAAATAAATGTTTACGCTGATAATTTACAAAAATTAAAACTCAACTCCGATCTGGTGTCTTCCAATCTAACAAAAATTAACAAAAAATATTACCTGTTTTCTGAAATTAAAAACAATCTGCAAATAACAAAGCCGGCATTCCAACTCGAATTCAAAGAGAATCTTTTACGAAAGCTAAAAGGTTCTATTTCTCGAAATGATATTATAAAAAAATTAAAAGATCTGAATTTTGGTTATCAAGTCGATGAACTCATTTATGGAAACCAGATTAAAAAAATTATTATCCGAACTTATGATCAATCACCCCAAAAACGCAATCTTGATTTGACTGAATTCTTAAATCAAAAAATCGTTTTCAACCAAAAAATGTATTCAGTTTCGGATTTTATTAAAGTGAATAAATATCTTTCACCGGAAGAATTATACAGAAAAGAACAGCAGAAAAATGCAACTATTTTTATCAAACTTACCAAAAATACAAAATTCCAAGCTGCTTACAATCAAGTCGATGATCTTATGAAAAAATTATCTGATAAAAATAATTTCAAATACGATATCGGCGGCGAAAATCAAAGAATAAAAGAAAATTTTAGCGGTATGATCTTCGCTTTTATTCTGTCTATCCTCCTCGTGTATATGATTCTCGGGGTTCAGTTCGAGTCATTCTACCTTCCGTTTGTGATTATTTTAACTATTCCATTGTC
This portion of the Candidatus Cloacimonadota bacterium genome encodes:
- a CDS encoding efflux RND transporter permease subunit, yielding ILGGISLALLNVEMLPKISIPKIVVETKYGNAAPEEVEELVTRPLEESLSSLEGIKNISSVSSTGKSIIIVEFYWQTDIDFAILKAREKLDRVKWNLPENTGRPNILNFDPSESPIISFAITGTNDLYTLSEIGKNILKKRFEQLTGVAKAELSGIVEKEIVIRISPHKLYMYHITPEMIANKIRQLNINYSGGEIIDGWYKYSVLFPKNLKNKQDIENVVIQNDNGDKFYLKDISEIYEQSEVRETIARVNGKDGIVLNIIKNSDANTVEVCKKVKKCANQWNTIQSEMKGEQIRLKFLHDDSRQIIRSINSVVQSIFIGGILAFFVLVLFLKGIKPPLTIAFAMPFSIIATFILLYFFGISLNILSMGGLAIGIGLLVDNSIIVLENITRLRENGVELKDACIQGTKEVMLSISAGTFTTIAVFFPIIYLQGVSSIFFKEQALTITFALLSSLVISIIMVPTLLNKKVNQQNFHTPSRNKISFTNKRPRLKLLLPFFFVWRVLLFAKEFIKFIIKTIFGSLGYLINYSLTRTKQTVDNFIKPIGEWNEKKLAKVKYKYENILNNALLKKEKTIIIILIIFLTSIMAATFIPRRFIPKLTPDKLSVELEQSSGTPLGITREKMIKIEKFLQKEKYIKNIETYVGKEYSKSGFISYKKNAEHKGYFILSIMPNSIKNIENKKLYLKNKLESLVTADISVLSAGNVYQNIFDFGDYPIEINVYADNLQKLKLNSDLVSSNLTKINKKYYLFSEIKNNLQITKPAFQLEFKENLLRKLKGSISRNDIIKKLKDLNFGYQVDELIYGNQIKKIIIRTYDQSPQKRNLDLTEFLNQKIVFNQKMYSVSDFIKVNKYLSPEELYRKEQQKNATIFIKLTKNTKFQAAYNQVDDLMKKLSDKNNFKYDIGGENQRIKENFSGMIFAFILSILLVYMILGVQFESFYLPFVIILTIPLSLIGVVWGLLLTGTSINLMSLIGSVVLIGIVVNDSIVKLDTIKRLREQGYELISAVKTAGSQRFRPIIMTSLTTIFGLLPLAIGMGTGSELTKPLAITVISGLLASTILTLIIIPVIYVIFEQRK